From the Haliaeetus albicilla chromosome 6, bHalAlb1.1, whole genome shotgun sequence genome, the window caaaatgttagttttccttttcccaagttttctgaagagaaagactcctgtttctttaaaataacagGAACATTATGACACAGCAGggtaaaagcaagaaagaaactaaacgctttttccttctaaatggCATATTTATGCTGTACATAAAAAAGTTAATGTTGCAGTGTGCATTGGGGCAATTCACTCAAATTATACcccatttctttcaaaattccTGGTCCATAGCACTTCTGCATTCCCAGAACCCTTTTgcactgctttctgttttctcttgctcttcATTTACATTTCTCTGCAGCAAATTCCAGTTGATGCCCTTCTACCCAGCTTAGCTCCTCTGCCTCGCTTCACGATAAAAAGGACTTGTGTCAACAGGCACAACTGGCCATTCAGGTGACTACTCTGTGGCACAGCTGTCCTTTTCTTACTGTAGCTGGGGGGGGTTGTATTGAAACTTCTCTGTACATCTGAATTTTCATTGTAACTGCCTGATGCATCTTTACTGACTCaggcttttcaaagaaaatcagagGATAATTTCATGGACAGAAAGGATAATTGATTTCTTTAAGGCTCAGGATGTAGAACAAGAGAGGCTTATGGGCCTTGCTTGAAGTCAGATGGAAATTATTCCAAAATTTGCATTGTAGTGCTgagtatttccttttaaataaaataatcttagAATCACACAATGgtctgggttggaagggacctttaaaggtcatctagtccaacccccctgccatgagcaagGACATTTTCaaccagaccaggttgctcagaggcccgtccagcctgaccgtgaatgtttccagggatggggcatcgaccacctctctggggaACTTGtgccagggtttcaccaccctcagcataaaaaaatccatccttgtatctagtctgaatctgccctcttttagtttaaaaccattaccccttgttctATCATAACAGtccctgctaaaaagtctgtcccacCTTTCTTATAAGGCttctttatatattgaaaggccacaataaggtctccccagagccttctcttctccaggctgaacaaccccaactctctcagcctttcctcacagcagaggtgctccagccctctggtcATTTTCATGTCCCTCCTCTGGatttgctccaacaggtccctgtctctcctgtgctgaggaccccagagctggacgcgGAACTGCCGGTGGGGTCTCACCCgatgggagcagaggggcagaatcccctccctcgacctgctgccCACGCTGCTGGTGATACAGCCCAGGAGATGACTGGATtcctgggctgtgagcgcacatcGCCAGCTCACGTCCAGCCAGTACGCACAAGTCCTTCAAGCCTGCATCGATACTGGGGGGGTTGCCCCAACGCAGGTGCAGGACCTCgcatttggccttgttgaacctcctgaagttcacatgggcccacttctggAACTTgcccaggtccctctggacggcatcctgtccctcaggtgtgtcaaccacaccactcagcttggcGTCATCTGCAAACCTGCCAGGGggcactcgatcccactgtccatgtcattgatgaagaaagaaaataatagcaAATATCTAATGTTCCAAAGGAGcgttttaaaaatactgatctACTTGTCCATCACTGCAAtaaatttatttgcattgtAAAACATTTATCTGTAGTTAGAGTGTACAAATACAAGTCCTATATTCTGTGAAACTGGAACTTGTGCTCGTGAAGCAAGAAGCTGGTATTCTTAAGCTGGCTTCAATATTCCTAATAGCTGAATACACTTTTTGTTAGGCTGGTTGATGGGTGCCATATATCATTGGATATAGTCTCCTACATGCTCCGTGTTTGAAATAACAGAGAATTCCAAGGATTTTGACCTTTTCTTCTtatattttgtctttgaaatatGGGGTGCGATTCCAGGTCCTCTGAAGTAATTGGAAAGGCATCTTTTGACACAACGAGGTTTCTGGATCAGCCTGCTTCTCCTAGAGCCATGCAAATAACCTTTCTTTTACTCACCTGCTTGTTCCAGCTACTGTTCAGCTTTGGGGACAAATTTCAGCTCACTCTTTACGTTCTGAATCTCTGACAAGTTGACAGCAGGACCTGGGAGTTTCTTAGCTCCTGGGAGATGTTTCTtgtctctctcctcctctgtcGAAGCAGGAACACTCTGCACAAAAGGATACCAGTGACCTTACTGCCGCAACAGCAACCTCTCGAGCACGAGCGTAGTTCAGTTATTTGAGAAACAGGAAAGGCTGTTTTTATACTAAATGCAATCTCAATGGAAATTGAGGGGAagtggggcaggagggcaggaagACATAGGTTATTCTGTTGGTTGTtgtctaaaatgttttcaaaacattctgaaaaaaatattagaaggTGCTCAGTGCAGAGAAACGTGGATCTTTTGGTAAATGAGTAAGAATTTACAGTGTCAGACAATTAGCAGAAAATTAACTGAGTGGAGCATTAAAGGCAACTCCCAGGTCCTTCatattttagggaaaaaagcagGCGAACCATTTTTATCATCTAATTTCTTTCAGAGTTTCATAGTTGCCGGCCAGGGGAGGAAGACCATCATGCACTTCTGCAGCTCTGGAGAAGAGCTACGATAGTAGGTAATGGACCCTAAAAGCTCCACCCAAACTCAGCTTGAGttgatgtttaatttttcttaaccTCAGTTGCAAGACCAGAAGGGGTTTTGTCATTCTGTGTTTGAATTAGGGTATTGCCTGACAGCTATTTTGCTGACACTGTAAAAATACAGGCTAAATAACAGCACTTGCACAATAGCGAGCAGCTTGGCTAATTTCCCAATGGACCACAGTATTTCAGCCCTTGGTCCTGCCTCGGCTGTGCTATTGCTCCTAGGTGATGTAGAGCATGTATTGTAGACAATTTCTATTCTAGACTGAGCAATGTTTTGAAGGAGTAGTTTTCCAGTGGGGAGTTTAAGGTTCTTCCAGcctgttctgtattttataaAGCTGGCATACAGGGGGAATCATGGAGGTTTAGAGGTGAATTAATATTTTACCGCAAATAATTTCacaaggaaattattttttcttttttttgattaCTTTGTGAATGTCCTCTTGGAATGGGCTTTTGGGAGTTAATTCAGTATTTAGATTTATTAGTCACCCTTTTTGGAAAGGTGTATCGACTGTGAACAGTCAAGTCTTAATATttgacttcatttttaaaattccaaagTTATCTGTCAGATATTATTGGCCAGTAagcctctcttttttctgttgACTAATGCACTACCTGCTAATCAGGAAGCAGACTTTTTGCAACGTCAAGTAGCAAATAAACAAGGaattttagaaaactgaaattttcttcCTATCTGATCTCTAAGAACTTTCTAGAGATCAcaatacagaagaaaactgaagcaaCAATTATATTGCTTGGCTTAGTAAATTGGTATTatcttttctcactttttagCTAATACACTATTAGTTAATACAAGATACTAC encodes:
- the SMPX gene encoding small muscular protein; translated protein: MSKQPASHVKAIQANINIPMGAFRPGAGHPHKRKELTPEEVEESVPASTEEERDKKHLPGAKKLPGPAVNLSEIQNVKSELKFVPKAEQ